The following are encoded in a window of Streptomyces sp. Go-475 genomic DNA:
- a CDS encoding small basic family protein, with the protein MIAVLGLVVGVVAGLLVRPEVPAVVEPYLPIAVVAALDAVFGGLRAMLDGIFDDKVFVVSFLSNVVVAALIVFLGDKLGVGAQLSTGVVVVLGIRIFSNAAAIRRHVFRA; encoded by the coding sequence GTGATCGCCGTACTGGGCCTCGTCGTGGGAGTCGTGGCCGGCCTGTTGGTCCGGCCTGAGGTTCCGGCGGTGGTCGAGCCTTATCTGCCGATCGCTGTCGTGGCGGCGCTCGACGCCGTCTTCGGCGGACTGCGGGCCATGCTCGACGGGATCTTCGACGACAAGGTCTTCGTGGTGTCGTTCCTGTCGAACGTCGTGGTGGCCGCGCTGATCGTGTTCCTGGGTGACAAGCTGGGCGTGGGCGCCCAGCTGTCGACCGGTGTGGTGGTCGTCCTCGGCATCCGGATCTTCTCCAACGCCGCGGCGATCCGCCGGCACGTGTTCCGGGCGTGA
- a CDS encoding DUF881 domain-containing protein codes for MCGMPQQPPIRSTPTRPRRPDASMSLITNVMDHSLDDGYAEAAARKRAAGDAGMPKTLRAKLGLAAGLVLAALVVTVGAAQARVAAPVVAKEREELVDRIDRETEAADKLEDSVDKLREDVSARQREALKHSGGSARSELVGILSGAVAVHGPGVKLVVNDAKEAAAGGDGDARENSGFSDTGRVRDRDMQRVVNGLWESGAEAISINGQRLTALSAIRAAGDAILVDNKPLVPPYTVLAVGDGQRLSTRFQNSADGLYLNALQESYGIRTAISAEDDLRLPAAPSVIVRTAQPSTEKSEKGTS; via the coding sequence ATGTGCGGCATGCCGCAGCAACCCCCCATTCGGAGCACACCCACGCGGCCCCGGCGCCCGGATGCGTCCATGTCGTTGATCACCAACGTCATGGACCACAGCCTCGACGACGGATACGCCGAGGCCGCCGCTCGGAAGAGGGCCGCGGGCGACGCCGGCATGCCGAAGACCCTCCGGGCGAAGCTGGGGCTCGCGGCCGGCCTGGTGCTCGCGGCCCTCGTCGTGACCGTCGGGGCGGCACAGGCGCGGGTCGCCGCTCCGGTCGTCGCCAAGGAGCGGGAGGAACTGGTCGACCGCATCGACCGGGAGACCGAGGCGGCGGACAAGCTGGAGGACTCCGTCGACAAGCTGCGCGAGGACGTGAGCGCGCGGCAGCGCGAGGCGCTGAAGCACAGCGGCGGCAGTGCCCGGTCGGAGCTGGTGGGCATCCTGTCGGGTGCCGTGGCGGTGCACGGTCCCGGCGTGAAGCTCGTGGTGAACGACGCCAAGGAAGCGGCCGCGGGAGGTGACGGTGATGCCCGTGAGAACTCCGGCTTCTCCGACACCGGACGCGTGCGGGACCGGGACATGCAGCGCGTGGTCAACGGGCTGTGGGAGTCGGGCGCCGAGGCGATCTCCATCAACGGGCAGCGGCTGACGGCGCTGTCCGCGATCAGGGCCGCGGGAGACGCGATACTGGTCGACAACAAGCCGCTGGTGCCGCCGTACACGGTGCTCGCGGTGGGGGACGGGCAGCGGCTGAGCACTCGGTTCCAGAACAGCGCCGACGGGTTGTATCTCAACGCGCTGCAGGAGAGCTACGGCATCAGGACAGCCATCTCCGCGGAGGACGACCTCCGGCTGCCTGCCGCACCGAGTGTGATCGTACGTACAGCACAGCCGAGCACTGAGAAGAGCGAGAAGGGCACATCGTGA
- a CDS encoding mannose-1-phosphate guanyltransferase — MKAVVMAGGEGTRLRPMTSSMPKPLLPVANRPIMEHVLRLLKRHGLNETVVTVQFLASLVKNYFGDGEELGMELTYANEEKPLGTAGSVKNAEEALKDDAFLVISGDALTDFDLTELINFHKEKGALVTVCLTRVPNPLEFGITIVDEEGKVERFLEKPTWGQVFSDTVNTGIYVMEPEVFDYVEPDVPVDWSGDVFPQLMKEGKPIYGYVAEGYWEDVGTHESYVKAQADVLEGKVDVDIDGFEISPGVWVAEGAEVHPDAVLRGPVYIGDYAKVEAGAEIREHTVVGSNVVVKSGAFLHKAVVHDNVYVGPHSNLRGCVVGKNTDIMRAARIEDGAVIGDECLIGEESIVQGNVRVYPFKTIEAGAFVNTSVIWESRGQAHLFGARGVSGILNVEITPELAVRLAGAYATTLKKGSTVTTARDHSRGARALKRAVISALQASAIDVRDLENVPLPVARQQTARGSAGGIMIRTTPGVPDSVDIMFFDGQGADLSQGSQRKLDRVFARQEYRRAFPGEIGDLHFPASVFDSYTGSLLRNVDTTGIADSGLKVVVDASNGSAGLVLPSLLGKLGVDSLTINPGLDESRPTETADMRRSGMVRLGEIVASSGAAFGVRFDPVGERLSLVDEKGRIIEDDRALLVMLDLVAAERRSGRVALPVTTTRIAEQVAAYHGTQVEWTTTSPDDLTRVGGEEGTIFGGDGKGGFIVPEFSSVYDATAAFVRLIGLVARTQLTLSQIDARIPRAHVLKRDLATPWAVKGLVMRRVVEAAGDRFVDTTDGVRVVETDGRWVMVLPDPAEAVTHLWAEGPDDASAQALLDEWSAVVDSAGR; from the coding sequence ATGAAGGCCGTCGTGATGGCCGGAGGCGAAGGCACGCGCCTTCGCCCCATGACCTCAAGCATGCCCAAGCCGCTCCTGCCTGTGGCCAACCGCCCGATCATGGAGCACGTTCTGAGGCTGCTCAAAAGGCATGGGCTCAACGAAACAGTCGTGACTGTCCAGTTCCTGGCCTCGCTCGTCAAGAACTACTTCGGTGACGGCGAAGAGCTCGGTATGGAGCTCACCTATGCCAATGAGGAGAAGCCACTCGGTACCGCCGGAAGCGTCAAGAACGCCGAAGAGGCGTTGAAGGACGATGCCTTCCTTGTCATCTCCGGCGATGCTCTGACGGACTTCGACCTCACAGAGCTGATCAATTTCCACAAGGAAAAGGGCGCGCTGGTCACGGTCTGTCTGACGCGTGTGCCCAATCCGCTGGAATTCGGCATCACCATTGTCGACGAGGAAGGCAAGGTGGAGCGCTTCCTCGAGAAGCCCACCTGGGGCCAGGTCTTCTCCGACACGGTGAACACCGGCATCTACGTGATGGAGCCCGAGGTCTTCGACTACGTCGAGCCCGATGTGCCCGTCGACTGGTCCGGCGATGTCTTCCCGCAGTTGATGAAGGAAGGCAAGCCGATCTACGGCTATGTCGCCGAGGGGTACTGGGAGGACGTCGGCACCCACGAGAGCTATGTGAAGGCGCAGGCCGACGTCCTGGAGGGCAAGGTCGACGTCGACATCGACGGCTTCGAGATCTCTCCGGGAGTGTGGGTCGCGGAAGGCGCCGAGGTGCACCCCGACGCCGTTCTCCGGGGTCCCGTCTATATCGGTGACTACGCCAAGGTCGAGGCCGGCGCCGAAATCCGTGAGCACACCGTCGTGGGCTCCAACGTGGTCGTCAAGAGCGGCGCTTTCCTGCACAAGGCCGTTGTTCACGACAACGTGTACGTGGGGCCGCACAGTAATCTGCGCGGCTGCGTGGTCGGAAAGAACACCGACATCATGCGCGCGGCGCGGATCGAGGACGGGGCGGTCATCGGTGATGAGTGCCTGATCGGTGAAGAATCGATCGTCCAGGGCAATGTGCGGGTCTACCCCTTCAAGACCATCGAGGCCGGCGCCTTCGTCAACACCTCGGTGATCTGGGAATCCAGGGGACAGGCGCACCTCTTCGGTGCCCGCGGTGTCTCCGGAATCCTCAACGTGGAGATCACGCCGGAACTGGCGGTGCGACTTGCCGGTGCGTACGCGACGACCCTCAAGAAGGGCTCGACCGTCACGACGGCCCGGGACCACTCGCGCGGTGCCCGAGCGCTGAAGCGGGCGGTGATCTCCGCGCTGCAGGCCAGTGCCATCGACGTACGGGACCTGGAGAACGTGCCGCTGCCCGTGGCGCGGCAGCAGACCGCGCGGGGCAGTGCCGGCGGGATCATGATCCGGACGACGCCCGGGGTGCCGGACTCCGTCGACATCATGTTCTTCGACGGCCAGGGCGCCGACCTGTCCCAGGGCAGCCAGCGGAAGCTGGACCGGGTCTTCGCGCGGCAGGAGTACCGGCGTGCCTTCCCCGGGGAGATCGGTGACCTGCACTTCCCCGCCAGCGTCTTCGACTCGTACACCGGGTCGCTGCTGCGGAACGTCGACACGACCGGGATCGCGGACTCCGGGCTGAAGGTCGTCGTGGACGCGTCCAACGGAAGTGCCGGTCTCGTGCTGCCGAGTCTGCTCGGGAAGCTCGGGGTCGACTCACTGACGATCAATCCCGGCCTGGACGAGTCCAGGCCCACCGAGACGGCCGACATGCGGCGGTCGGGCATGGTGCGGCTCGGGGAGATTGTGGCGTCCTCGGGCGCCGCGTTCGGTGTGCGATTCGACCCCGTCGGTGAGCGACTGTCGCTCGTCGACGAGAAGGGGCGCATCATCGAGGACGACCGCGCGCTGCTCGTCATGCTGGACCTCGTCGCCGCCGAGCGGCGCAGCGGGAGGGTCGCGCTTCCGGTGACCACGACCCGGATCGCCGAGCAGGTGGCGGCGTACCACGGGACCCAGGTCGAGTGGACGACCACCTCTCCCGACGACCTCACGCGCGTGGGCGGTGAGGAAGGGACGATCTTCGGCGGCGACGGCAAGGGCGGTTTCATCGTCCCCGAGTTCAGCAGCGTGTACGACGCCACCGCGGCTTTCGTACGGCTCATCGGGCTCGTGGCGCGGACGCAGCTCACGCTCAGCCAGATCGACGCGAGGATCCCGCGGGCGCACGTCCTGAAGCGGGATCTGGCGACGCCGTGGGCCGTCAAGGGCCTGGTGATGCGGCGGGTCGTCGAAGCGGCCGGAGATCGCTTCGTGGACACCACGGACGGCGTGCGTGTGGTGGAGACCGACGGGCGCTGGGTGATGGTGCTGCCGGACCCGGCGGAGGCTGTGACCCACCTGTGGGCCGAGGGGCCGGACGACGCCTCCGCGCAGGCCCTGCTCGACGAGTGGTCGGCGGTCGTGGACAGCGCCGGCCGGTAG
- a CDS encoding CDP-alcohol phosphatidyltransferase family protein, translated as MEVQETRVQTDRVLTIPNILSMARLVGVPLFLWLILRPEFGGPKSDGWALLVLALSGVSDYLDGKLARRWNQISSLGRLLDPAADRLYILSTLVGLTWREILPLWLTAVLLARELVLLVMVGILRRHGYPPPQVNFLGKAATFNLMYAFPLLLLSDGSGWISSLAAIFGWAFAGWGTTLYWWAGVLYVVQVRRLVRADSMAD; from the coding sequence GTGGAGGTTCAGGAGACTCGCGTCCAGACGGACCGTGTGCTCACCATCCCGAACATCCTCAGCATGGCGCGGCTCGTCGGTGTGCCGCTCTTCCTGTGGCTGATTTTGCGGCCCGAGTTCGGTGGACCCAAGAGTGACGGCTGGGCCCTCCTGGTGCTGGCCCTGAGCGGGGTCAGTGACTACCTGGACGGCAAGCTCGCGCGGCGCTGGAACCAGATCAGCAGCCTCGGCCGGCTTCTTGATCCCGCAGCGGACCGGCTCTACATTCTCTCGACATTGGTCGGTCTCACTTGGCGCGAGATTCTGCCCCTGTGGTTGACCGCCGTACTTCTGGCGCGAGAGCTGGTCCTGCTGGTGATGGTGGGCATCCTCCGCCGGCATGGCTATCCGCCGCCCCAGGTGAACTTCCTGGGCAAGGCCGCCACCTTCAACTTGATGTATGCCTTCCCCTTGCTCCTGCTCAGCGACGGAAGTGGTTGGATCTCGTCACTGGCTGCTATTTTCGGATGGGCGTTCGCCGGATGGGGTACAACGCTGTACTGGTGGGCAGGAGTCCTCTACGTGGTACAAGTCCGCCGCCTGGTCCGTGCGGACTCCATGGCCGATTGA
- a CDS encoding PTS glucose transporter subunit IIA, with amino-acid sequence MTTVTSPLAGRAIGLAAVPDPVFSGAMVGPGTAIDPVREPSEAVSPVDGVIVSLHPHAFVVVDESGHGVLTHLGIDTVQLNGEGFELLVNKGDTVRRGQGVVRWNPAAVEAAGKSAICPVVALEATAEALSDLRDNGDVKAGDSLFLWK; translated from the coding sequence ATGACCACCGTGACGTCCCCACTCGCAGGACGCGCCATCGGACTGGCAGCCGTGCCGGATCCGGTCTTCTCCGGGGCCATGGTCGGCCCGGGTACAGCGATCGACCCCGTACGCGAGCCTTCCGAAGCCGTCTCCCCCGTGGACGGCGTCATCGTCTCCCTGCACCCGCACGCGTTCGTCGTCGTCGACGAGAGCGGACACGGCGTGCTCACCCACCTCGGTATCGACACCGTGCAGCTCAACGGAGAGGGTTTCGAGCTGCTCGTGAACAAGGGCGACACCGTCCGGCGCGGTCAGGGCGTCGTGCGCTGGAACCCGGCGGCCGTCGAGGCCGCAGGCAAGTCCGCGATCTGCCCGGTCGTAGCACTGGAAGCCACGGCCGAGGCGCTCTCCGATCTTCGCGACAACGGTGATGTGAAGGCCGGCGACAGTCTCTTCCTCTGGAAGTGA
- the ptsP gene encoding phosphoenolpyruvate--protein phosphotransferase, producing METTLRGVGVSHGVAIGEVRHMGTAVLEPPAKQIPAEEAEREQGRARKAVEAVAADLMARGNLAGGEAQAVLEAQAMMAQDPELMADVERRIAVGSTAERGVYDAFASYRELLAGAGEYLAGRVADLDDVRNRIVARLLGVPMPGVPDSDEPYVLVARDLAPADTALLDPTLVLGFVTEEGGPTSHSAILARALGVPAVVALPGAGELAEGTMIAVDGSTGEIFVEPNDEKKAQLEAAAAERKAALAASTGPGATADGHKVPLLANIGGPADVAAAVEAGAEGVGLFRTEFLFLDDSKQAPSEEKQIAAYRQVLEAFPEGRVVVRVLDAGADKPLDFLTPADEPNPALGVRGLRTLLDHPEVLRTQLTALAKAAEGLPVYLEVMAPMVADRTDAKAFADACREAGLRAKFGAMVEIPSAALRARSILQEVEFLSLGTNDLAQYTFAADRQVGAVSRLQDPWQPALLDLVALSAEAAKAEGKSCGVCGEAASDPLLACVLAGLGVTSLSMGSASIPYVRATLAKYTLAQCERAAAAARASDSAEDARSAAQAVLSGE from the coding sequence ATGGAGACAACGCTGCGAGGCGTCGGCGTGAGCCACGGTGTGGCGATCGGCGAAGTTCGGCATATGGGAACGGCGGTGCTCGAGCCGCCCGCGAAGCAGATTCCGGCGGAGGAAGCGGAGCGTGAACAGGGGCGCGCCCGCAAGGCCGTGGAGGCTGTGGCGGCTGACCTGATGGCGCGCGGGAATCTGGCGGGAGGCGAGGCCCAGGCGGTGCTCGAGGCCCAGGCCATGATGGCCCAGGACCCCGAGCTGATGGCCGATGTGGAGCGGCGGATCGCTGTCGGCAGCACGGCCGAGCGCGGGGTGTACGACGCGTTCGCCTCGTACCGCGAGCTGCTGGCCGGCGCCGGTGAGTACCTCGCCGGTCGCGTGGCCGACCTCGACGACGTGCGGAACCGTATCGTCGCCCGTCTGCTGGGGGTACCGATGCCGGGTGTCCCCGACAGCGACGAGCCCTATGTCCTTGTGGCCCGGGATCTCGCGCCTGCCGACACCGCGCTGCTCGACCCGACTCTCGTGTTGGGCTTCGTCACCGAGGAGGGCGGCCCGACCAGTCACAGCGCGATTCTGGCCCGCGCGCTCGGGGTGCCGGCCGTCGTGGCGCTGCCGGGCGCCGGTGAGCTCGCCGAAGGCACGATGATCGCCGTCGACGGCAGCACGGGCGAGATCTTCGTCGAGCCGAACGATGAGAAGAAGGCTCAGCTCGAGGCCGCGGCGGCCGAGCGGAAGGCTGCCTTGGCCGCCTCGACCGGGCCCGGAGCGACCGCGGATGGTCACAAGGTGCCGCTCCTGGCGAACATCGGTGGCCCCGCGGATGTGGCGGCCGCCGTGGAGGCCGGCGCCGAAGGCGTCGGTCTGTTCCGTACCGAGTTCCTCTTCCTGGACGACAGCAAGCAGGCGCCGTCCGAGGAGAAGCAGATCGCGGCCTACCGGCAGGTGCTCGAGGCGTTCCCCGAGGGGCGTGTCGTGGTGCGGGTGCTGGACGCGGGTGCGGACAAGCCGCTCGACTTCCTCACGCCGGCCGACGAGCCGAACCCCGCGCTGGGCGTGCGGGGCCTGCGGACGCTGCTCGATCACCCGGAAGTCCTGCGCACGCAGCTGACGGCGCTCGCGAAGGCCGCGGAGGGGCTGCCGGTCTACCTCGAGGTCATGGCCCCGATGGTGGCGGACCGTACGGATGCCAAGGCCTTCGCGGACGCGTGCCGTGAGGCGGGGCTGCGGGCGAAGTTCGGTGCGATGGTCGAGATCCCGTCGGCCGCGCTGCGGGCGCGCTCGATCCTGCAGGAGGTCGAGTTCCTGTCGCTGGGGACGAACGACCTGGCGCAGTACACGTTCGCCGCCGACCGTCAGGTGGGTGCGGTCTCCCGTCTTCAGGATCCGTGGCAGCCCGCGCTGCTCGACCTGGTGGCGCTGTCCGCCGAGGCGGCGAAGGCCGAGGGCAAGAGCTGTGGTGTGTGCGGTGAGGCCGCGTCCGACCCGCTGCTCGCGTGTGTGCTGGCTGGTCTGGGTGTCACCTCTCTCTCCATGGGCTCGGCGTCGATCCCGTACGTCCGCGCGACGCTGGCGAAGTACACGTTGGCGCAGTGCGAGCGGGCCGCGGCCGCGGCCCGGGCGTCGGACAGCGCCGAGGACGCGCGGAGTGCGGCGCAGGCGGTGCTGTCCGGCGAGTAG
- a CDS encoding acetoacetate--CoA ligase — protein MSTDSPQPLWQPDPERIARARITRFQAWAAEHHGAPAEGGYAALQRWSVDELETFWTAVTEWFDVRFSTPYARVLGDRSMPGARWFPGATLNYAEHALRAAETRADEPALLYVDETHEPSPVTWTELRRQVGSLAAELRALGVRPGDRVSGYLPNIPQAVVALLATAAVGGVWTSCAPDFGARSVLDRFQQVEPVVLFTVDGYRYGGKEHDRREIVAELRRELPTLRAVVHIPLLGTDAPEGALDWSALTSGDTAPVFEQVPFDHPLWVLYSSGTTGLPKAIVQSQGGILVEHLKQIGLHCDLGPEDRFFWYTSTGWMMWNFLVSGLLTGTTIVLYDGSPGYPDTGAQWRIAERTKATLYGTSAAYVMACRKAGVHPSRDFDLSSVQCVATTGSPLPPDGFRWLHDEVRDDLWIASVSGGTDVCSCFAGAVPTLPVHVGELQAPCLGTDLQSWDPNGSPLIDEVGELVVTNPMPSMPIHFWNDPDGSRYHDSYFDTYPGVWRHGDWITVTSRGSVIIHGRSDSTLNRQGVRMGSADIYEAVERLPEIRESLVIGIEQPDGGYWMPLFVHLAPGATLDESLLNRIKQTIREQLSPRHVPDEIIEVPGIPHTLTGKRIEVPVKRLLQGTPLEKAVNPGSIDNLDLLAFYEELARKRA, from the coding sequence ATGTCGACCGATAGTCCTCAGCCGCTCTGGCAGCCCGACCCCGAGCGCATCGCACGGGCACGCATCACCAGGTTCCAGGCCTGGGCCGCCGAGCACCACGGCGCCCCCGCCGAGGGCGGCTACGCGGCCCTGCAGCGCTGGTCCGTCGATGAGCTGGAAACCTTCTGGACAGCCGTCACCGAGTGGTTCGACGTCCGCTTCTCGACCCCCTACGCGCGCGTGCTCGGCGACCGCTCCATGCCGGGCGCCCGATGGTTCCCCGGGGCAACCCTCAACTACGCCGAACACGCCCTGCGCGCCGCCGAAACCCGCGCCGACGAACCGGCTCTCCTGTACGTCGACGAGACACACGAACCAAGTCCCGTCACCTGGACCGAACTGCGCCGCCAGGTCGGCTCCCTCGCCGCCGAGCTGCGCGCGCTCGGCGTGCGTCCCGGAGACCGCGTCAGCGGCTACCTCCCCAACATCCCGCAGGCCGTGGTCGCCCTCCTCGCCACAGCGGCCGTGGGCGGCGTCTGGACGTCCTGCGCGCCCGACTTCGGCGCCCGCAGCGTCCTCGACCGCTTCCAGCAGGTGGAACCCGTCGTGCTGTTCACCGTCGACGGCTACCGCTACGGAGGCAAGGAACACGACCGCCGCGAGATCGTCGCCGAACTGCGGCGCGAACTGCCCACCCTGCGCGCCGTCGTCCACATCCCCCTCCTCGGCACCGACGCGCCCGAGGGCGCCCTGGACTGGTCTGCCCTCACCTCCGGCGACACCGCCCCCGTCTTCGAGCAGGTGCCCTTCGACCACCCCCTGTGGGTCCTCTACTCCTCCGGCACGACCGGCCTGCCCAAGGCCATCGTCCAGTCCCAGGGCGGCATCCTGGTCGAGCACCTCAAGCAGATCGGCCTGCACTGCGACCTGGGCCCCGAGGACCGCTTCTTCTGGTACACCTCGACCGGCTGGATGATGTGGAACTTCCTCGTCTCCGGCCTGCTCACCGGCACCACGATCGTCCTCTACGACGGCAGCCCCGGCTACCCCGACACCGGTGCCCAATGGCGGATCGCCGAACGCACGAAAGCCACCTTGTACGGCACCTCGGCCGCCTACGTCATGGCCTGCCGCAAGGCCGGCGTGCACCCGTCCCGCGACTTCGACCTCTCCTCCGTCCAGTGCGTCGCCACCACCGGCTCACCCCTGCCGCCGGACGGCTTCCGCTGGCTCCACGACGAGGTCCGCGACGACCTGTGGATCGCCTCCGTCAGCGGCGGCACGGACGTGTGCTCCTGCTTCGCCGGAGCGGTACCGACCCTCCCGGTCCACGTCGGCGAGCTGCAGGCCCCCTGCCTCGGCACCGACCTCCAGTCCTGGGACCCGAACGGCAGCCCCCTGATCGACGAGGTCGGGGAACTGGTGGTCACCAACCCCATGCCGTCGATGCCTATCCACTTCTGGAACGACCCCGACGGCAGCCGCTACCACGACAGCTACTTCGACACCTACCCGGGCGTATGGCGGCACGGCGACTGGATCACCGTCACCTCCCGCGGATCCGTCATCATCCACGGCCGCTCCGACTCCACGCTCAACCGCCAGGGCGTGCGCATGGGATCCGCCGACATCTACGAAGCCGTCGAGCGCCTCCCCGAGATCCGGGAGTCCCTCGTCATCGGCATCGAACAGCCCGACGGCGGCTACTGGATGCCCCTCTTCGTGCATCTGGCCCCGGGAGCCACTCTCGACGAGTCCCTGCTGAACCGCATCAAGCAGACCATCCGCGAGCAACTCTCACCGCGCCACGTCCCCGACGAGATCATCGAAGTGCCCGGCATCCCGCACACCCTCACCGGCAAGCGCATCGAGGTCCCGGTCAAGCGCCTCCTCCAAGGCACCCCCCTGGAGAAGGCGGTCAACCCGGGCTCCATCGACAACCTCGACCTGCTGGCCTTCTACGAGGAACTGGCCCGCAAGCGCGCCTGA
- a CDS encoding TIM-barrel domain-containing protein, translating into MNGRDLVRSVKAVGSVGAAQGVRTVRAAWRRRRADATGLPSRGAERARVPGPVQEVEPGPGGGVVRFSRSELRILVAVNGAVFWGWDGAEPEPSYALAGRCPEPDPRAVLEPDKDGGWRVVAERATVVVSRHGAVEVRTPGGVTLRRDLPPRWWEPVGGGQARWMQRTEVAADARFFGLGGRASGPRLPDGTYRLWNTDPGHAFAPGDDPLYITMPVQLVVSDGGTHLVFHDSSWDGTVALREGEEGAGSGHDRAGTSELRMDGGPLRCWVMVGSPARVLLAWASLTGAPALPPAWALGHHHARWGFGSEQEVRRIVAGYLEHGLPLDAVHLDIDHFDAHQGFTVDQDRFPKLPVLAEELRRDGIRLVSIVDPAVKALPGNAVYDDGVAEDAFVRDASGQVVQGVVWPGEAVFPDFTHARVREWWGRLYEERLTQGFSGFWHDMNEPTSFNAFGETTLPRSARHSLEGRSGDHREAHNVYALCMARAGFEGLRKLSPQERPFLFSRSGWAGMQRYGGTWSGDVATGWPGLRASLALVMGLGLCGVPYSGPDIGGFDGDPSPELYLRWFQLGAYLPLFRTHASLRAGRREPWEFGPEVLEHARVALVERRRLLPYFMTLAHLARRTGAPYVRPLWWAAPEERVLRDCGDAFLLGDSLLVAPVLDPGADRRAVQLPRGRWYDTVTEQAYEGPAQVLVDAPLSRIPVFARAGAVLPVRGEDGGLELEVWAPARGRTGGGLVVPDGGEGWDEPEIERYTSRWTGSRVVVEREGEDGGGAPPHPVRVRGAGER; encoded by the coding sequence ATGAACGGTCGTGACCTGGTGCGTTCGGTGAAAGCGGTGGGTTCGGTGGGGGCGGCGCAGGGTGTGCGTACCGTACGAGCAGCGTGGCGCAGGCGGCGGGCCGACGCCACCGGGCTGCCGTCGCGGGGGGCGGAGCGGGCGCGGGTGCCCGGGCCCGTGCAGGAGGTGGAGCCGGGGCCGGGGGGCGGTGTCGTCCGGTTCAGCCGGTCGGAGCTGCGGATTCTGGTCGCGGTGAACGGGGCCGTCTTCTGGGGCTGGGACGGGGCGGAGCCCGAGCCGTCGTACGCGCTGGCCGGACGCTGTCCGGAGCCGGATCCCCGGGCGGTGCTGGAGCCGGACAAGGACGGCGGCTGGCGGGTGGTGGCCGAGCGGGCGACGGTGGTCGTCTCGCGGCACGGCGCGGTGGAGGTGCGCACGCCCGGTGGCGTGACCCTTCGCCGTGATCTGCCGCCGCGGTGGTGGGAGCCGGTCGGTGGCGGCCAGGCGCGGTGGATGCAGCGGACGGAGGTGGCTGCCGACGCGCGGTTCTTCGGTCTCGGGGGGCGTGCTTCGGGTCCTCGGCTGCCGGACGGGACGTACCGGCTGTGGAACACCGATCCCGGGCACGCCTTCGCGCCTGGTGACGACCCGCTGTACATCACGATGCCGGTGCAGCTGGTGGTGTCCGACGGAGGTACCCATCTGGTGTTCCACGACAGCTCGTGGGACGGCACGGTGGCCCTGCGGGAGGGCGAGGAGGGTGCGGGTTCCGGGCACGATCGCGCCGGGACGAGCGAGCTGCGGATGGACGGCGGTCCGCTGCGCTGCTGGGTGATGGTGGGCAGCCCCGCGCGCGTGCTGCTCGCGTGGGCCTCGCTGACCGGGGCACCGGCGCTGCCGCCCGCGTGGGCGCTCGGCCATCACCACGCGCGGTGGGGGTTCGGCAGCGAGCAGGAGGTGCGGCGGATCGTCGCAGGGTATCTCGAGCACGGTCTTCCGCTCGACGCCGTGCATCTGGACATCGACCATTTCGACGCGCATCAGGGTTTCACCGTGGACCAGGACCGCTTCCCGAAGCTGCCGGTTCTGGCGGAGGAGCTGCGGCGGGACGGCATCCGGCTGGTGTCGATCGTCGACCCGGCCGTGAAGGCCCTGCCCGGAAACGCGGTGTACGACGACGGCGTGGCGGAGGACGCGTTCGTACGGGACGCGTCGGGGCAGGTCGTGCAGGGTGTGGTGTGGCCCGGGGAGGCGGTGTTTCCGGACTTCACGCACGCGCGCGTGCGGGAGTGGTGGGGCCGTCTCTATGAGGAGCGGCTGACGCAGGGGTTCTCGGGTTTCTGGCACGACATGAACGAGCCCACCTCGTTCAACGCCTTCGGGGAGACGACGCTGCCGCGCTCGGCGCGGCACTCCTTGGAGGGGCGGAGCGGGGACCATCGTGAGGCGCACAACGTGTACGCGCTGTGCATGGCCAGGGCGGGCTTCGAAGGACTGCGGAAACTCTCGCCCCAGGAGCGGCCGTTTCTGTTCTCCCGCTCCGGGTGGGCCGGCATGCAGCGCTACGGCGGGACGTGGTCGGGGGACGTGGCCACCGGCTGGCCGGGGCTGCGGGCGTCTCTGGCGCTGGTCATGGGGCTCGGGCTGTGCGGTGTCCCGTACTCGGGTCCGGACATCGGAGGCTTCGACGGGGATCCCTCACCCGAGCTGTACCTGCGGTGGTTCCAGCTGGGCGCGTATCTGCCGCTCTTCCGGACGCACGCGAGTCTGCGGGCGGGGCGGAGGGAACCGTGGGAGTTCGGTCCCGAGGTGCTGGAGCACGCGCGCGTGGCGCTCGTGGAACGCCGGCGGCTGCTGCCGTACTTCATGACCCTGGCGCATCTGGCCCGGCGGACCGGGGCGCCCTACGTGCGGCCCCTGTGGTGGGCCGCACCGGAGGAGCGGGTGCTGCGGGACTGCGGGGACGCCTTCCTGCTCGGCGACAGCCTGCTGGTGGCGCCGGTGCTCGATCCGGGCGCGGACCGGCGTGCCGTGCAGCTGCCGCGGGGACGCTGGTACGACACGGTGACGGAGCAGGCGTACGAGGGGCCGGCGCAGGTGCTCGTCGACGCGCCCCTGTCGCGGATACCGGTGTTCGCACGCGCGGGTGCCGTGCTTCCCGTGCGCGGGGAGGACGGCGGTCTCGAGCTGGAGGTCTGGGCACCCGCCCGGGGCCGGACCGGGGGCGGGCTGGTCGTGCCGGACGGGGGCGAGGGGTGGGACGAGCCGGAGATCGAGCGCTACACCTCCCGGTGGACGGGCTCGCGGGTGGTCGTCGAGCGGGAGGGTGAGGACGGCGGGGGCGCGCCGCCCCACCCGGTGCGCGTCCGTGGGGCCGGCGAGCGCTGA